GAGCGTCCTGATGCCGGTGTTGACCAAACGCGACAGTCACATCGAGACGATCACGGTGGACTTTCCGCCGGTGAATGCGTTGCCGGTGCAGGGCTGGTTCGACCTTGCTGCCGCTGTGCGGGCCGCGGGGGAGGATCCGGATGTGCACGTGGTGGTGCTGCGGGCGGAGGGCCGCGGGTTCAACGCCGGGGTGGATATCAAGGAGATCCAGCGCACCGCCGGGTATGAGGCGCTCGTGGGCGCGAACAAGGGCTGTTATGCGGCTTTTGGTGCGGTGTATGACTGTGCGGTGCCGGTGGTGGCGGCGGTGCACGGGTTCTGTCTGGGCGGCGGGATCGGCCTGGTCGGCAACGCCGATGTGGTGATCGCGTCGGAGGATGCGACGTTCGGGGTGCCGGAGGTCGAGCGGGGTGCGCTGGGCGCGGCCACGCACCTGGCGCGGTTGGTGCCGCAGCATTTGATGCGCACGTTGTACTTCACGGCCCGCACGATCACGGCGGCCGAGTTGCACCAGCACGGCTCGGTGTATCGGGTGGTGCCGCGCGAGGAGCTGGATGAGAGCGCTTTGGCGGTGGCACGGGATATCGCGGCGAAGGATCCGCGGGTGATCCGGGCGGCGAAGGAGGCGCTCAACGGCATCGACACCCAGCAGGTGCACCGCAGCTACCGGTTCGAGCAGGGGTTCACCTTCGAGCTGAACCTGCTCGGCGCGTCCGACGAGGCTCGGGAGGAGTTCCTCAATGGCCGATAAGCGCATGACCGCCGACGAGGTCGCGGCGGAGGTCCGGGACGGCATGACCATCGGCATCGGCGGCTGGGGCTCCCGCCGCAAACCGATGGCCCTCATCCGTGCCCTCCTGCGCACCCCGGTGAAGGACCTGACCGTGGTCTCCTACGGCGGCCCCGATGTGGGATTGTTGTGCGCGGCGGGGAAAGTCAAGCGGGTGGTGTTCGGGTTCGTCACCCTGGACTCGATCCCCTTCGACCCGTGGTTCGGCCGCGCCCGCGAAACCGGGGCGATCGAGGTGACCGAATACGACGAGGGCATGTTCGCGGCCGCGCTCTCGGCGGCGGCGCAACGGTTGCCGTTCCTGCCCCTGCGCGCCGGTTTGGGCTCGGAGGTCATGCGGGTCAATCCCGGCCTGCGCACGGTCCGTTCGCCCTACCCCGACGGAGAAGAACTGGTGGCAGTCCCGGCGCAGGAACTCGACATTACCCTCGTGCATCTGAACCGCGCCGATGCTCGGGGTAACGCCCAGTACCTCGGCCCGGATCCCTACTTCGACGACCTGTTCTGCCTGGCGGCGAAAAAACGATTTGTTTCCGTCGAACAGGTGGTGGAGACGGCGGAGCTGACCGGACCGGTGCAGTCGCTGCTGCTCAACCGCTCGGCGGTGGACGGGGTGGTGGAGGCGCCGCGCGGTGCGCACTTCACCACCGCGGTGCCCGACTACGGCCGGGACGAACGCTTCCAGAAGCACTACGTGGCGTGCGCGAAAGACCTGGACGCCTGGCCGGGGTTCGTGGACCGGTTCCTGTCCGGCGACGAGGCACGGTATTTGTCCGAGGTGGATCGATTCGAGGCGGCGGCATGAGCGCGACCAGGGCCGAGATCGCGGTGGTGGCGGTGGCCGAACTGTTCCGCGGCGACGGAGAGATCGTGGTCAGCCCGATGGGTTACATCCCGTCGCTGGGCGCGAAACTCGCCCGCCTGACCTTCGAACCCGACCTGCTGCTTTCTGACGGCGAGGCGTATCTGATCGATGTCGAGGGCAATGTGGAGGGGTGGCAGCCGTTCCGCAAGATGCTCGACACCATCGTCCCGCACGGGCGGCGGCACGTGGTGATGGGCGCCAACCAGATCGATCGGTTCGGCAACCAGAACATCTCCGCCATCGGCGACCACGCCCGCCCGGCCAAGCAGCTGCTCGGAGTGCGGGGCGCGCCGGGCAACACCGCCAACCACCGCACCAGCTACTGGGTGCCCCGCCACAGCCGGCGCGTGTTCGTCGAATCCGTGGACATCGTGTCCGGCGTGGGCTACGACAACGCCGCCAAGGCCGGACTGAAGTACCACGACGTGCACCGGGTGGTGACCAACCTCGGCGTGTTCGACTTCGCCACCCCCGACCACGCCATGCGCGCCGTCTCACTGCACCCCGGCGTCAGCCCCGACGAGGTCACGGCCGCAAGCGGTTTCGACATCGACCTGTCCTCGGCAGGAGTGAGCCGCGAGCCCACTGACGAGGAGCTGCGGCTGATCCGCGAGGTGCTGGACCCGAAGGGCCTGCGGGACAAGGAAGTCCCCTCATGACCCTGGATACCGCGCTCACGCGGCTGGTCGGCGTCCGGCACCCGGTGGTGCAGACCGGAATGGGCTGGGTCGCCGGCCCCCGCCTCGTCTCCGCCACCGCCGAAGCCGGCGGGCTCGGCATCCTGGCCTCGGCCACGATGACCTACCTTGAACTCGAAGCCGCCATCGCGGAGGTCAAGCAGCGCACCGACCAGCCCTTCGGCGTCAACCTCCGCGCCGACGCGCTGGACGCAGGCGAGCGGGTCGACCTGCTGATCAGGGAGGGGGTCAAAGTCGCGTCGTTCGCGCTGGCGCCGCGCAAGGAGATGATCGCCAAACTGCGCGACCATGGCATCGTGGTGATCCCCTCCATCGGAGCCGCGCGACACGCCGAAAAGGTCGCCGCGTGGGGCGCCGATGCGGTGATCGTGCAGGGCGGTGAGGGCGGCGGCCACACCGGCGGAGTGGCCACGACGCTGCTGCTGCCCTCGGTGCTCGACGCTGTTGACATCCCCGTCGTCGCGGCGGGCGGGTTCTTCGACGGCCGTGGACTCGCGGCGGCGCTGGCCTACGGGGCGGCCGGGGTCGCGATGGGGACGCGGTTCCTGCTGAGCAAGGAAAGCACCGTACCGGAGGAGGTCAAGCGGCTCTACCTCGCGCAGAACCTCACCGGCACCGTCGTGACACGGCGCGTCGACGGCCTGCCGCACCGCGTGTTGCGCACCGAGCTGGTCGAGAAACTGGAAGACACCGGCCGGGTCCGCGGCACCATCCACGCCGTCCGCAACGCCCTGCGATTCCGCAAACTCACCGGCCTCTCCCTGCCCGCCATGATCCGCGAAGGCCTGGCCATGAAACACGGCAACGAGATGACCTGGAGCCAGATCATCATGGCCGCCAACACCCCGATGCTGCTGCGCGCCGGCCTCGTCGAAGGCCGCACCGACGCGGGCGTCCTCGCCTCCGGCCAAGTCGTCGGCATGATCGACGACCTCCCGACCGTGGCCGACATCATCGACACCACCGTCACACAGGCCGAGGAGATACTTCAGCGGCTGGGGGGTTGAGGGGAGGCGCGGTGCGCCTCCCGCTCGGTCACAACCGTTCGATGATCGTCACGTTGGCGGTGCCGCCGCCTTCGCACATGGTTTGCAGGCCGTAGCGGCCGTTGCGGCGTTCCAGTTCGTGCAGGAGGGTGGCCAGCAGTTTGGTGCCGGTGGCGCCGATGGGGTGGCCGAGGGCGATGCCGCCGCCGTTGACGTTGACTCGGTGGGGGTTGGCGCCGGTTTCGTCGAGCCAGGCCAGGACGACGCTGGCGAAGGCTTCGTTGACCTCGAACAGGTCGATGTCGTCGACGGTGAGGCCGGTCTTCTTCAGGGCGTGGGCGGTGGCGGGGATGGGTCCGGTGAGCATCCACACCGGATCCGCCGCGCGCACCGAGATGTGGTGGATGCGGGCGCGTGGAGTGAGTCCGTGGTCCCGCACGAAGGACTCCGAGGCGATCAGCGCGGCGCTGGCGCCGTCGGAGATCTGGCTCGCCACGGCCGCGGTGAGGCGGGAACCCTCGGAGAGTGGCTTGAGTCCTTGCATGCGTTCGAGGCTGGTGTCGCGGCGCGGGCCTTCGTCGATCGAGAAGTCGTCGAGCGGGGCGATTTCTGCGGTGAATCGGCCGGTATCGATCGCCTCCAGCGCGCGCTGGTGGCTGCGCAGCGCGTAGGTTTCCATGGCTTCGCGGGTGATGTCCCAGTGCTCGGCGATCATGTCGGCGGAGCGGAACTGGGACACTTCGACGCTGCCGTAGCGTTCCTGCCAGCCTTTGGAGCCGGAGAACGGGTCGTCGAAGCCGTATTCGCGGCCGGCGAGCATGGCGGCGCTGATCGGGATGCGGCTCATGTTCTGCACCCCGCCGGCGAGTACGAGGTCTTGGGTTCCGGAGAGCACGGCCTGGGCGGCGAAGTGCACGGCCTGCTGGCTGGATCCGCATTGCCGGTCCACGGTCACCCCGGGCACGTGGTCGGGGTAGCCGGCGGCGAGCCAGGCGGTGCGGGCGATGTTGCCGGATTGGGGGCCGAGGGTGTCGGTGCAGCCGAGGATGACGTCGTCGACCAGGTCCGGGTCCACCCCGGCCCGCGACACCACCGCCTGGATGATGTGGGCGGCCAGGTCGGCGGGGTGCCACCCGGACAACGCACCGCCACGCCTGCCGACGGGGGTGCGCACGGCGTCGAGAAGAAAGGCTTCAGGCACTTGGGCTCCCTAGGGGTGCTGGCTGGACACGGACACCACTTCACCGGTCATGTAGCTCGCGTAGTCGCTGGCGAGGAACACCATCACGTTGGCCACCTCCCAGGGTTCGGCCGCCCGGCCGAACGCTTCCCGGCCCTGCAACTCCTGCAGTAGCTCGTCGCTGGTCACTTTGGCGAGGAACGGGTGCATCGCCAGACTCGGTGCCACGGCGTTGATCCGCACGCCGTGCTCGGCGGCATCCAGCGCACTGCACCGCGTCAGAGCCATCACCCCGGCCTTCGCCGCGGCGTAGTGCGCCTGCCCGGCCTGTGCCCGCCACCCGATCACCGACGCGTTGTTGACGATCGCCCCGCCGCCGCCCTGGTCGACGAACTGCCGCAACACCGCCCGCGTGCAGCGGAACGTTCCGGTCAACGTGATGTCGAGAACCCGGGACCACTCGTCGTCGGTCATCTCCAGCACCGAGCGGGTCCCGCCCAGCCCGGCGTTGTTGATCATCACGTCGATCCGGCCGAACTGCTCCACCGCCCCGGCGACCAGCCCCTGCACCTGGGATTCGTCGGTGACGTCGCAGGCGATCGCGTGCACCTTGCCCAGTTCGGCCAGCTCGGCGGCCTTCTCCGCGAGGCGGCGTTCGTGCCAGTCGCTCACGACGACGCTGGCGCCTTCTTCGAGGCAGCGTTTCGCCACGGCGGAGCCGATGCCGGTGCCCGCGGCGGCGGTCACCACCACGACCTTGTCCTCCAGCAGGTGGTGTCCGGGTGGGTAGTGGGGGATCACCGGGCCTCCTTGGGCAGGCCGAGCACCCGCTCGGCGATGATGTTGCGTTCGATCTCGTCCGAGCCGCCGTAGATGGTGTCGGCGCGGGTGAACAGGAACAGCCGCTGCCACTCGTCCAGCTCGCCGTCGGCGACCAGCGACCGCGCCCCCCGCGCCCGCACCGCCAGCTCACCGAGCCCGCGGTGCCACTGCGCCCACATCAGCTTGCCGACCGCGACCTCCGGCCCCGCCGCCTGACCCAGCGTCCGCAACGCGTGCGCCCGCAGCACCCGCAGGCCCATCCGCGCGCGCTCCAGATCGGCGCGCAGCAGCGGATCCTCCCAGGTGCCCAGCCGCTTGGCCTCCGCCTCGATACCGTCCAGCTCGCGGCGGAAACCGATCTGCTGCCCGAGCGTGGACACGCCGCGTTCGAAGCCGAGGGTGGCCATCGCGATCCGCCACCCCTCACCCGGTTCACCGACCACCATCGAGGCGGGAGTCCGGGCATCGTCGAAGAACACCTCGTTGAACTCGCTGGTGCCGGTCAGCTGCTGGATCGGCCGCACCGTCACCCCGTCCTGCCGCAACGGCACCAACAGATACGACAACCCGCGGTGGCGCTGCGACCCCCGCTCGGTGCGGGCCAGCACGAAACACCAGTCCGCCACATGCGCCAGCGACGTCCAGATCTTCTGCCCGTTGACCACCCACTCGCCGTCCCGCAACTCCGCCGAGGTGGACACCGCCGCCAGATCCGACCCGGCCCCGGGCTCGGAGTAGCCCTGGCACCACAGCTCCTCCACCGCCACGATCTTCGGCAGGAACCGCGCCCGCTGCCCCGGAGTGCCGAACGCGATCAACGTCGGCCCCAGCAACTGCTCCCCGATGTGGTTCACCCGCGCCGGCGCCCCCGACGCCGCGTACTCCTCGTGGAAGGCCACCTGCTCCTCCAGCGACAACCCCCGCCCACCGAACTCCACCGGCCAGCCCACACACGTCCAGCCCGCCGCCGCCAGATGCCGCTCCCACGCCAGCCGCAGATCGAACGCCTCGTGCTCGCGCCCCGGCCCGCCCAGCCCACGCAACGCCGCGAACTCACCGGTCAGGTTGTCCACCAGCCACTCCGCGACCTCACGACGGAACCGCGTCAGCTCCAACGCACGCCTCCTTGCTGCCCGGCCCACCGGGCACCTAGGGTAATGAGAACACGTTCTAGTTTACCGGTCCAGGGGAGGGTGCGGTGGGGCAGACCACGATCCCGGCCGTCGTCCGTGACGCCGCCGCGAAGTTCGGCTCGTCCGAGGCATTGGTCGACGGCGGCGTCCGGCTCGATTTCCGGCAACTCCTGGAACGTGTTCAAGCCGTAGCCGGGGCGTTCGCGGCACGCGGGGTCCAGCCCGGCGACCGGGTCGCGATCAACCTGCCGAACACGCACCACTGGGTGCTGTCGGCGCTCGGCGCGCTGTACGCGGGCGCGGTCCTGGTGCCGGTCAACACCCGGTTCACCGCCACCGAGACCGTGGACCTGCTGGTCCGCAGCCGCGCCAAGGCGCTCGTCGTCGCCGCGGACTTCCTCGGCGCCGACCGGTACGCCGCGATCAAGGCGACCGGCGCCGCGCTGCCCGACCTGGGCATCGTCGTCCGCGTCCCGCTCGAACAACCGCACCGCCCCGTCCAGGGCACCCTCGGCTGGGACGAGTTCCTCGGCGAGCGCGCGCCCGCGGCGGACGTCGAGGCACGGGCGGATGCCGTCCGGCCCGACGACGTCAGCGACATCCTGTTCACCTCCGGCACCACCGGCCGCTCGAAGGGCGTCCTGTCGGCCCACCGCCAGGTGGTCGACGTGGCGGCGGCGTGGGCGGAATGCGGCCGGGTCACCGCCGACGACCGGTACCTGGTGATCAACCCGTTCTTCCACAGCTTCGGCTACAAGGCCGGGATCGTGGTCGCCCTGCTGACCGGGGCCACGATCGTGCCGCAGGCGGTGTTCGACGTGCGGGCGACGCTGGCGACGATCCGCCGCGAGCGGATCTCGGTGCTGCCCGGTGCGCCGACGATCTTCCAATCGCTGCTCCAGGAACCGGACCGCGGGGACACCTCGTCGCTGCGGCTCGCCGTCACCGGCGCGGCGACCGTGCCCGCCTCCCTCGTCCGGCGGATGCGGGCCGAGCTGGGGTTCGACACCGTGTTGACCGCCTACGGGCTCACCGAGGCGGTCGTGGTGACAATGTGCCGCCCCGGCGACGACGCGGAGCTGGTCGCGCGCACGTCCGGCCGGGCCACCGCCGGGTTCGAGGTCGCGATCCGCGGTTCCGAGGTCGTCGTCCGCGGGCCCAACGTGATGCTCGGCTACCTCGACGACCCGGAGGCGACCGCGCACGCGATCGACGAGCAGGGCTGGCTGCACACCGGCGACGTCGGCGAACTGGACGACGCGGGCTACCTGACCCTCACCGGACGGCTCAAGGACATGTACATCTGCGGCGGGTTCAACGTCTACCCGGCGGAGGTCGAGCACGCTCTGACCGAACTCGACGGCGTGCGCGACGTCGCCGTCGTCGGGGTGCCGGACGAGCGCATGGGCGAGGTGGGCAAGGCGTTCGTCGTCGGCACCGGGCTGACGGCCGAGCAAGTGATCGGGTTCTGCCGGGAGCGGCTGGCCAACTACAAGGTCCCGCGGCTCGTCGAATTCGTGGACGAGCTGCCCCGCAACGCTTCCGGCAAGGTGCTGAAGCGGCAGCTGAGGTGAGGAGAACGCATGACCGAGGACGTCGTCCGCTATGAGCGCCGGGGTGCGGTGGCGGTGGTGACGATGAACCGCCCGGAGTACCGCAACGCGCAGAACTCGGCGATGACTTATGCGCTGGATGATGCGTTCACCCGCGCGGTGGACGATGCCGAGGTGAAGGTGATCGTGCTGGCGGGGGAGGGCAAGCACTTCTCGGCCGGCCATGACATCGGCACGCCCGGTCGTGATGTCGACCAGAGCTTCGACCGGCGGGCCGTGGTGTGGTGGGACCACACGACACGTGAGGGCGGGGATCAGCGGTTCGCCCGGGAGTCGGAGGTGTATCTGGGGATGTGCCGCCGGTGGCGGGAGATCCCGAAACCGATGATCGCGTCGGTGCAGGGGGCGTGCATCGCGGGCGGGCTGATGCTGGCCTGGGTCTGCGACCTCATCGTGGCCTCCGACGACGCGTTCTTCGCCGATCCCGTGGTGCGGATGGGCATTCCGGGCGTGGAGTACTTCGCGCACCCCTGGGTGCTGGGTCCGCGGGCGGCGAAGGAAGTCCTGTTCACCGGCGAACGGTTCACGGTGCAGCAGGCCCAGGAATGGGGCATGGTCAACCGCGTCGTGCCGCGCGCCGAACTCGAAGCGCGGACTTTTGCGCTGGCGGAGACGATCGCGCGGATGCCGCAGTTCGGGCTGGCGCTGGCGAAGAAGGCGGTCAACCAGGCCGAGGATCTGATGGGTTTGCGGTCGGGAATGGACTCGGTGTTCGGGCTGCACCACTTCGCGCACGCGCACAACGCCGAAACCTCCACCGATTCGCTGGGTGGGCAGGACGCACGCTCGATGCGGGACGGGGCGCAGCGCTGATGGACCTCGACATCGATGCCGAGTCGGTGGCGTTCCGGGACGAGGTGCGGGAGTGGCTGGCGGCGCATGTGCCGACGCTGCCGTCGATGGACACCGCGGAGGGCTTTGCCGCGCACCGGGAGTGGGAGGCGCAGCTGGCGGACGCCCGGTTGTCGGTGGTGTCGTGGCCGCGCGAGTACGGCGGGCGGGATGCGTCGCTGTTGCAGTGGGTGCTGTTCGAGGAGGAGTACTACGCCGCGGGCGCACCCGGGCGGGTCAGCCAGAACGGGATCTTCATGCTGGGGCCGACCTTGTTCGCCCACGGCACCGCCGAGCAGCGGGACCGGATCCTGCCGGCCATGGCCCGCGGTGAGCAGGTGTGGGCGCAGGCCTGGTCCGAACCCGAAGCCGGCAGCGACATCGCCGCGTTGCGCAGCAGCGCCGTGCGCACCGAGGGCGGGTGGTTGCTGTCCGGGCAGAAAACCTGGTCCTCCCGCGCGGCGTTCGCCGACCGCGCGTTCGGATTGTTCCGCACCGACCCCGGCGAGCGGCGGCACCGGGGTTTGACGTATTTCATGTTCGACCTGCGCGCCGAGGGCGTGACCGTGCGGCCGATCCCGCAGCTGGACGGGGAGCCGGGATTCGCCGAGATCTTCCTGGACCAGGTGTTCGTGCCCGATGCGGACGTGATCGGCGAACCGGGCCAGGGGTGGCGGGTGGCGATGACCACCGCCAACAACGAGCGCGGCCTGTCCCTGCGCAGCCCCGGCCGCTTCCTCGCCGCCGCCAACCGGCTCGTGGACCTGTGGCGCTCGACGGGGGAACCGGCCGCCTCCCGGGACCGGGTGGCGGATGCGTGGATCGGGGCGCGGGCCTACCAGCTCTACACCTTCGGCACCGTCTCCCGGCTGGCCGAGGGCGGCCAGCTCGGGCCGGAATCCAGCGTCAACAAGCTGTTCTGGTCCCACCTCGACCTCGGCCTGCACGACACCGCGCTGGACATCCTCGGCCCAGCGGCTGAAACCGACCGGGCGTGGGTGGAGGGCTACCTGTTCTCCCTCGCCGGACCGATCTACGGCGGCACCGACCAGATCCAGCGCAACACCATCGCCGAACGACTCCTGGGACTGCCGAAGGAGGCCCGCCGATGAGATTCGCGCTCTCCCCTGAACAGCGGGACTTCGCCACCAGCCTGCACGACTACCTCACCGGCGCCGACACCCCCGGCGCCACCCGCTCCTGGGCGCAGGGACGGCACGAACCCGGCCGCAAACTCCTGCGCGGCCTCGCCGAACTGGGCGTGCCCGCCCTGCTCATCGACGAAGCCCACGGCGGACTCGGCGCCGACCCGGTCGACCTGGTCGTGGCCTTCGAAGCCCTGGGCTACCACGCCGTCCCCGGACCGCTGGTGGAAACCGCCGCGGTCGCGCCCGCCGTCCCGGCCGCCCAGGCGTGGTGGCCGGCACTGGCCTCGGGAGAGGCCTTGGCCACGGTGGTGGCGCCGCCGCACGTGCCCCTCGCGCTGGACGCCGACATCGCCCAGGTGGTCGTCGACCTGGGCGCCGGCACCCTCGGCGAGACCACCGGGACCGAAGTCGTCGGCTCCCTCGATCCCACCCGCCGCCTGTTCCGGGTGCCCAGCGCCACCCCGCTGACCGGCGGCAGGGCCTTCGACCTCGGCGTTCTCGCCGTGGCCGCGCAGCTGCTCGGCGCCGGGCAATGGCTGCTCGACGCCTCGGTCGCCTACGCCAAGCAACGCAGCCAATACGGCCGGCTCATCGGCGAATACCAGGCGATCAAGCACCTGCTCGCCGACGTCGCCACCCACCTCGAACTCACCCGGCCCCTCGTGCACGGCGCCGCCGTCACCGCCAGCCCACAGGACATCTCCGCCGCCAAGGTCAAAGCCGGCGACGCCGCCTACCTCGCCGCCCGCACCGCCCTCCAGGTCCACGGCGCCATCGGCTACACCGCCGAACACGACCTCGGCCTCCGACTGACCAAAGTCCGGGCACTGACCGGAGCCTGGGGCGACGGCCGGTTCCACCGCGAGCGGGTGCTGGCGCGATGAGCCAGGTCGATCCGATGTGGACGGAGGAGGCGCGGGCTCTGCGCGAGTCCGTGCGGGCGTTGCTGTCGCGGCGGTCCGGGCCGGAAGCGGTGCGTGCCGCGATGGCCGCACCCCTCGGCTACGACGACAAGCTGTGGTCCACGTTGTGCGAGCAGATCGGCGTCGCGGCGCTGGCGATCCCGGAGGAGTACGGGGGCGCGGGCGCCGGGCTGGCCGAGGTGTGCGTGGTGCTGGAGGAGCTGGGCCGCACCCTCACCCCGGCCCCGATGCTCGGCTCGGCGGTGCTGTGCGGGCAGGCCCTGCTGCTGACCGGGAACGACAGGGCGTGCCGTCGGCTGCTGCCCGGCATCGCGGCGGGCAGCAGCCTCGCCGCGCTGGCGTGGTCCGATGAGGACGGACACTGGTCGCCTGCCTGCGAGTTCCGGGACGGGCGCGTCGACGGCCGGGCGCACTACGTGCTCGACGGCGACCACGCCGACGTCCTGCTGGTGGTGGCCCGGACCCCGGACGGCCCCGGCCTGTTCGAAGTCGCACCGGCCGACGCCCGGCGGGAGGCCGTGACGACCCTCGACCCGACGCGCCGTCTCGCGGTGGTGACGGTGTCGAACGCCCCCGCGCGGCGGCTGGACACCGGCGGGTTCGAGACCGAGCGGCTGCGCTGGACCGCGGCCGTGGCGCTGGCCGCCGAGCAGACCGGCGCCGCGGCCAGGGCGCTGGAGCTGACCGTCGAGTACACCAAGCAGCGGCGCCAGTTCGGCAGGCCCATCGGCGGTTTCCAGGCGCTCAAGCACCGGATGGCCGACGTGTACGTCCAGGTCGAAGCGGCCCGCTCGGCGTTGTACGGCGCCTTGACCGGGGACGACTTCGAGCTGGACGCGGCGACCGCGAAAACCGTGTGCTCGGCGGCGCTGCGCCACGCCGCGGCGGAGATGATCCAGCTGCACGGGGGGATCGCGATCACCTGGGAGCACGACGCGCACCTGTACTTCAAGCGCGCCCACGGCAGCTCGCTGCTGTTCGGTTAGGACACCGGGTGCGGCTCCGGCGGCTCGAAGGTCGCCAGCATCTGCTCCAGCGCCGCCTGGTCCGGGCCGACGAACGGGTCCGCGCCGGGAGCCAGGGACACCCGGTCCAGGAACTCCGCCGCGCGCCCCGGCGCCGGGGGCAGGTGGGTGCTCAGGACGACCGCCGGGTCGAAGGTCCGCAGCGGCGCCATCGATGCGAGGTAGCGGTCCCGGTCGACGTTGTGAACCCACGGGCTGTCCACCGCGGCCCACAACAGCTGGCCGGCGTGCAGCGCGTCGGCCGGGGCGTTCGCCACGTCCCCGCACGTGGCGAGTTCCGCGGTCGGCATCGGGGCGCCGAAGCAGTCCGAGCTGAAGCACACCCCGTTGCTGTGGTCGAAGAAGCCGACCGTCGCCGGGTTGTCGAACAGCGGCGGCCGGAAGCCGGTCAGCCGCCGGTCGCCCGCGTCCAGGGACTGGCCGGGGTTGAGCAGGTGCACGCGGTCGATGGGCAGCGGCCGCTCGGTCGACATGATGCCCATCGCGAGGTAGGTGGTGACCAGGCGGGCGCGCGGGGCCAGTTCGAGCAGGTCGAACAGGGCGCCCGTGTGATCGCGGTCCGGGTGGGTGAGCCAGATCCACCGCACGTCGGCGGGGTCGATCACCGCCCCGAGCGCGTCCAGGAAGCCGCGGCCGGGCAGGCTCAGCCCGGTGTCGACGACGACCGGTTCGGCGCCGTGCACGACGAACGCGTTGACGGGGAGGAAGCCGATGCCGGGCACCTCGAGCTGGTCGCTCAGGACGCTCACGTCGCGCCCGATCCTGTTGAT
The window above is part of the Amycolatopsis thermoflava N1165 genome. Proteins encoded here:
- a CDS encoding enoyl-CoA hydratase family protein — protein: MPVLTKRDSHIETITVDFPPVNALPVQGWFDLAAAVRAAGEDPDVHVVVLRAEGRGFNAGVDIKEIQRTAGYEALVGANKGCYAAFGAVYDCAVPVVAAVHGFCLGGGIGLVGNADVVIASEDATFGVPEVERGALGAATHLARLVPQHLMRTLYFTARTITAAELHQHGSVYRVVPREELDESALAVARDIAAKDPRVIRAAKEALNGIDTQQVHRSYRFEQGFTFELNLLGASDEAREEFLNGR
- a CDS encoding CoA transferase subunit A; this encodes MADKRMTADEVAAEVRDGMTIGIGGWGSRRKPMALIRALLRTPVKDLTVVSYGGPDVGLLCAAGKVKRVVFGFVTLDSIPFDPWFGRARETGAIEVTEYDEGMFAAALSAAAQRLPFLPLRAGLGSEVMRVNPGLRTVRSPYPDGEELVAVPAQELDITLVHLNRADARGNAQYLGPDPYFDDLFCLAAKKRFVSVEQVVETAELTGPVQSLLLNRSAVDGVVEAPRGAHFTTAVPDYGRDERFQKHYVACAKDLDAWPGFVDRFLSGDEARYLSEVDRFEAAA
- a CDS encoding CoA-transferase subunit beta, whose amino-acid sequence is MSATRAEIAVVAVAELFRGDGEIVVSPMGYIPSLGAKLARLTFEPDLLLSDGEAYLIDVEGNVEGWQPFRKMLDTIVPHGRRHVVMGANQIDRFGNQNISAIGDHARPAKQLLGVRGAPGNTANHRTSYWVPRHSRRVFVESVDIVSGVGYDNAAKAGLKYHDVHRVVTNLGVFDFATPDHAMRAVSLHPGVSPDEVTAASGFDIDLSSAGVSREPTDEELRLIREVLDPKGLRDKEVPS
- a CDS encoding NAD(P)H-dependent flavin oxidoreductase; this encodes MDTALTRLVGVRHPVVQTGMGWVAGPRLVSATAEAGGLGILASATMTYLELEAAIAEVKQRTDQPFGVNLRADALDAGERVDLLIREGVKVASFALAPRKEMIAKLRDHGIVVIPSIGAARHAEKVAAWGADAVIVQGGEGGGHTGGVATTLLLPSVLDAVDIPVVAAGGFFDGRGLAAALAYGAAGVAMGTRFLLSKESTVPEEVKRLYLAQNLTGTVVTRRVDGLPHRVLRTELVEKLEDTGRVRGTIHAVRNALRFRKLTGLSLPAMIREGLAMKHGNEMTWSQIIMAANTPMLLRAGLVEGRTDAGVLASGQVVGMIDDLPTVADIIDTTVTQAEEILQRLGG
- a CDS encoding acetyl-CoA C-acetyltransferase, giving the protein MPEAFLLDAVRTPVGRRGGALSGWHPADLAAHIIQAVVSRAGVDPDLVDDVILGCTDTLGPQSGNIARTAWLAAGYPDHVPGVTVDRQCGSSQQAVHFAAQAVLSGTQDLVLAGGVQNMSRIPISAAMLAGREYGFDDPFSGSKGWQERYGSVEVSQFRSADMIAEHWDITREAMETYALRSHQRALEAIDTGRFTAEIAPLDDFSIDEGPRRDTSLERMQGLKPLSEGSRLTAAVASQISDGASAALIASESFVRDHGLTPRARIHHISVRAADPVWMLTGPIPATAHALKKTGLTVDDIDLFEVNEAFASVVLAWLDETGANPHRVNVNGGGIALGHPIGATGTKLLATLLHELERRNGRYGLQTMCEGGGTANVTIIERL
- a CDS encoding SDR family oxidoreductase: MIPHYPPGHHLLEDKVVVVTAAAGTGIGSAVAKRCLEEGASVVVSDWHERRLAEKAAELAELGKVHAIACDVTDESQVQGLVAGAVEQFGRIDVMINNAGLGGTRSVLEMTDDEWSRVLDITLTGTFRCTRAVLRQFVDQGGGGAIVNNASVIGWRAQAGQAHYAAAKAGVMALTRCSALDAAEHGVRINAVAPSLAMHPFLAKVTSDELLQELQGREAFGRAAEPWEVANVMVFLASDYASYMTGEVVSVSSQHP
- a CDS encoding acyl-CoA dehydrogenase family protein yields the protein MELTRFRREVAEWLVDNLTGEFAALRGLGGPGREHEAFDLRLAWERHLAAAGWTCVGWPVEFGGRGLSLEEQVAFHEEYAASGAPARVNHIGEQLLGPTLIAFGTPGQRARFLPKIVAVEELWCQGYSEPGAGSDLAAVSTSAELRDGEWVVNGQKIWTSLAHVADWCFVLARTERGSQRHRGLSYLLVPLRQDGVTVRPIQQLTGTSEFNEVFFDDARTPASMVVGEPGEGWRIAMATLGFERGVSTLGQQIGFRRELDGIEAEAKRLGTWEDPLLRADLERARMGLRVLRAHALRTLGQAAGPEVAVGKLMWAQWHRGLGELAVRARGARSLVADGELDEWQRLFLFTRADTIYGGSDEIERNIIAERVLGLPKEAR
- a CDS encoding FadD3 family acyl-CoA ligase; the encoded protein is MGQTTIPAVVRDAAAKFGSSEALVDGGVRLDFRQLLERVQAVAGAFAARGVQPGDRVAINLPNTHHWVLSALGALYAGAVLVPVNTRFTATETVDLLVRSRAKALVVAADFLGADRYAAIKATGAALPDLGIVVRVPLEQPHRPVQGTLGWDEFLGERAPAADVEARADAVRPDDVSDILFTSGTTGRSKGVLSAHRQVVDVAAAWAECGRVTADDRYLVINPFFHSFGYKAGIVVALLTGATIVPQAVFDVRATLATIRRERISVLPGAPTIFQSLLQEPDRGDTSSLRLAVTGAATVPASLVRRMRAELGFDTVLTAYGLTEAVVVTMCRPGDDAELVARTSGRATAGFEVAIRGSEVVVRGPNVMLGYLDDPEATAHAIDEQGWLHTGDVGELDDAGYLTLTGRLKDMYICGGFNVYPAEVEHALTELDGVRDVAVVGVPDERMGEVGKAFVVGTGLTAEQVIGFCRERLANYKVPRLVEFVDELPRNASGKVLKRQLR